In one Rutidosis leptorrhynchoides isolate AG116_Rl617_1_P2 chromosome 8, CSIRO_AGI_Rlap_v1, whole genome shotgun sequence genomic region, the following are encoded:
- the LOC139863456 gene encoding protein ALP1-like — MLEAVASYNMWIWHAFFGMAGSNNDINVLNHSPLFDSLRMDRAAPSPFEVNGNQYPFGYYLADGIYPDWTTLIKGYTTPIEEPRKKFTKFQASAKKDVERTFGVLQGRFAILKTPARVMSVNKMRRIMYSCIVMHNMIQEDNGFALSTWEQEWLDKPENRPRRNIRRRVKDRRSREKEIRDRDVHDQLREDLTAHIWNLPPNFRSMHN, encoded by the coding sequence ATGCTTGAAGCGGTTGCTTCATACAATATGTGGATATGGCATGCGTTTTTTGGGATGGCGGGTTCAAACAATGACATTAATGTGTTAAATCATTCTCCGTTGTTTGATTCCCTTCGTATGGATAGAGCCGCACCTTCACCGTTTGAAGTAAACGGAAACCAGTATCCCTTTGGTTACTACTTGGCGGACGGGATATATCCCGATTGGACAACACTAATAAAGGGGTATACGACTCCTATTGAAGAGCCTAGAAAAAAATTTACTAAATTTCAAGCGAGTGCTAAAAAGGATGTTGAGCGTACATTTGGTGTTTTACAAGGTCGGTTTGCGATTTTAAAAACACCGGCACGAGTTATGAGTGTTAATAAGATGAGAAGGATAATGTATAGTTGTATTGTTATGCACAACATGATACAAGAAGATAACGGGTTTGCGTTAAGTACTTGGGAACAAGAATGGTTAGATAAACCCGAAAACCGGCCTCGTCGCAATATTCGGAGAAGGGTCAAAGATCGTCGATCACGAGAGAAAGAGATTCGCGATCGAGACGTGCACGATCAACTTCGTGAAGATTTAACGGCTCATATTTGGAACCTCCCGCCAAACTTTCGCTCGATGCATAACTAG